The DNA window CGCCCGGCTGGGGGCCGTTGCTCGTCGCACTCAAAACAGGTCGCTTCCGGGAGTTTCTGCAGCGAAAAACCCGTCGAGAAGCAGGCAGGCGGAGAATGCTCCCCGGCGGCAACGCCCGGCCTGTTTTGCCGCATGCGACCATGGCCGGTGCGGGGCTGGGTTCCCTTCGAGTCCAGGCGGCTATGATGGCAAGCCCGCCTGAAGTTTTGATGAAGAGATCGTGAAGCTTGTGTGCAACTTCGCCCTGCGGCGAGATGGCTGCCTCCCAGAAAGAAGGAGCGACAGACAGAACCAGGGGAACGGCCGTTCCTCGCTTGTGCGTTTCCCTCGCAAGGCTGTCGTCTTTAGCTCCGCAAAAGAACGCGTCCTTTCACGGAGTGAAAGGCGACTGTCCTGCGTCTGCTCTTCCTCAAAACGACGAACCAGAATCTGGTAGTTATTCCTTTTGTCGCTCTGTCGACTAGTGCTGCGTCAATCTTCCATCTTAGAGTGAGCGATTTCGGCCGTGCTGCTGTGCCGCCAAAAAAACCGGGGGCTAGCGCCCGGCGGCTGATTGAGAGAAACCTGATTTTATGGTTTGACGCACCACTAGGCCTGTTCGGCTCTTGCCTTTTTCTCCGCCGCCAGTCGTTGCACCCGCGGGGCGTCGGCCTGAACCATGGCGCACTGGGGATGAATGCCTTCACGGGAGTACGAGCGTTTGCCGCAGACGGGACAATTTTTGACGTTCTGACCGTCGGTATTCGGCGTCGGTTTTTTCTCGCTCATGATGGGTCTCCTGAGGTAAACACGGACTTCGATCGACGGACTAGCCAAAGCCGCCACGGGTGATCTATATCGCCAGCGGTTAGCCGACTTCTTTCGCCCAGACGCGAAACGACTGCAGCTCGTTCGGGCCGAACGAGGTCGTCAACGCCACGTCGGCCGCATCGCGGCCGCGGGCCATCAGCACGCGGCCGATGCGCGGGGTATTGTTGCGAGCGTCAAAGGCGTACCATTCGCCGTCGAGATACGCCTCAAACCAGGCGCTAAAATCCATCGGACTGGCGACGGCCGGCACGCCGATGTCGCCCAGGTAACCGGTGCAGTAGCGGGCCGGAATATTGCAGGCGCGACAGAACGTCACGGCCAGATGCATGTAATCGCGGCAGACGCCGACCTGTTCCCGATACGCATCGAGTGCGGTGCGGGTGGAGCGGGCCTGCATGTAGTCGAACTTGATGTGGTTGTGCACAAAGTCGCAGATCGCTTGCACGCGCGTCCAGCCGGGAGCCGTTTCGCCAAAGAGCTTCCAGGCGATGTCTTTCAGTTCACTGTCGACTTCGCAGTAACGACTGGCCAGCAGGTAAGGCAGCACGTCCGGCGGCAGGTCCTGTACTTCGGTCTGGGCCGCATCGGGAGCCTGCAGGTCGGGCAGCCCGCAATCGTCGACGACTGCTTCGTCGTGGAACAGAATGGAACCGGTGGGAGCGACAATCCGGCCGCACAAATTCCCAAACATATCGTAATGCTGGAGAACGGGCGTCGTCGGCGTGATCAGCAGGTTGTCGGCCTTGAGCGTGGTGGACGCACGGGTGGGATGCAGATACAGCATCAGCACCATCGGCGTCGGCTGGGGGGAGAGAAAGGAGATTTCGTATCCGACTTTAATCAGCATAGATGGCGGTTCTTTCAGGGACGTTGGCGCTTGCTTGCCGAAACGCCCCACTCTGGGAGCAATAATCTGGGAGGGCAGGCGTCCTGCCTGATCGACCGCTCGCATCGACGAGGGTCGCCGCCATCTTCTTCAAAAAATCGGTTGTCTCCTTGCTGTCGTTTTCTGGTTGTCGTTTCCCTGTGCAAACGACCCACACGTGTCGAGACGGTTGCTGGGAAACAGCCGGGCTGCCTGGGCTCCGGCTGGAAAGGTTCGATGTCGGCTAGCTGGCCAGATCCGCGGAGCCGGGCTTCACGCCCCGGACAGGACGGGGAATCTTCTTGACCTGCAGGAAGCCCGCCCGAAAGGCTGTCGCCATTGCTGCCGGCACGAGCGCTTCGCCCTGGACCACCAGCGACTGGTTCTCGGCGACTTTGGCCCGCATCTCCTGGATATGAGCCACCGCCACCGCGCGACGCTCTTCGGCGTGCGCTTTGGCCATCCGCATGT is part of the Lignipirellula cremea genome and encodes:
- a CDS encoding transglutaminase-like domain-containing protein; this translates as MLIKVGYEISFLSPQPTPMVLMLYLHPTRASTTLKADNLLITPTTPVLQHYDMFGNLCGRIVAPTGSILFHDEAVVDDCGLPDLQAPDAAQTEVQDLPPDVLPYLLASRYCEVDSELKDIAWKLFGETAPGWTRVQAICDFVHNHIKFDYMQARSTRTALDAYREQVGVCRDYMHLAVTFCRACNIPARYCTGYLGDIGVPAVASPMDFSAWFEAYLDGEWYAFDARNNTPRIGRVLMARGRDAADVALTTSFGPNELQSFRVWAKEVG